Within Paracoccus jeotgali, the genomic segment CAACACTACACGTGCCAAGGTAGCGAAGTAGCAATCATCACTGGAACGGCCGCATAGCCGAGATGGCATAGCGGTGCTGTGTCTGGCGCTTGATGCCGTGCAGGATACCTGCGTGGCGCCCGATTGCGCGATTGATTGACCCCAGGCGGCGATCGACGATGATATCGGTGAATCCGGCCGAACGCAGCAGCGCGGCGACCGCTTCCGCGCGCGCGCCGTTCTTGAAGTGGACCCGTTCGAGGATCGACCGGTGCTGCTCGGTCAGGTCGCGGCTTTGCGAGGGCGCAGACGATGGTGCCATCCATCCTGCGATCCAGTGCAGCAGTCTTGACGGCCATCCCGCAGCTACGAAGTCGCCATCAACGATCAGCAGCCGACCGCCGGGTCGCAGGATGCGTCGCCATTCTGAAAAGGCGGCAGCTGGATCGACCAAAGTCCACACCAGATGCCGCGCAAGCAGGACCTCGTGACTGGCGTCCGGCTCCATCGTCACCTCGGCATCCGCCTGACGAAAGGCGATCTCGCGCCCGCTTTTGATGGCCTTTGTGCAGGCGATATCAAGCATTGCTTCCGACCAATCGAGCGCCGTGACGTCGTAGCCAAGATCGCAAAGCACGCCGGCCATCTCACCCGTGCCGCAGGCCAGATCCATCGCCTTTCGGCTGTGGCCGATGCCGAGGTGGCGGGTGAGCAGGCGCTGCCACGCTACGCGCTCGGTCTGCGTGGCGATCCCGTGGCCGGGCGCGGCATCGAAGCTGGCGGCGCGCGCGGACCAGTAGTCCCGGATGTCGTCGCGCAGGGTAGCGTTTGGTCTCATTGTCTCTCCGAGAGCGCATAGTGTTCCACAGATTTAGTCAATTATTGATGTTGACCAATTTAGTAAAGCATGGGAACCCAACTCCACGAAATTTTAGGATCGTCCACATGAACACACCCCTTCCGACCGCCTTCGTC encodes:
- a CDS encoding class I SAM-dependent methyltransferase, coding for MRPNATLRDDIRDYWSARAASFDAAPGHGIATQTERVAWQRLLTRHLGIGHSRKAMDLACGTGEMAGVLCDLGYDVTALDWSEAMLDIACTKAIKSGREIAFRQADAEVTMEPDASHEVLLARHLVWTLVDPAAAFSEWRRILRPGGRLLIVDGDFVAAGWPSRLLHWIAGWMAPSSAPSQSRDLTEQHRSILERVHFKNGARAEAVAALLRSAGFTDIIVDRRLGSINRAIGRHAGILHGIKRQTQHRYAISAMRPFQ